The genomic interval ctttctttctctacctctctctctacctctctctctacctctctatgaGTGATAGAGAGAAGTTTTTACATAGATACAGGCATATACATAGATAATCCAATAGTCTATTGTAACAGACAATTATCTGTAACAGAGTTGAAGCCTCGTGGTGTAGCGGTGAATCTGATCCCAGGCCTGCCAGCCTACATCCTCTTCATGTGTCTGAGGCATGCTGACTATGTCAACGATGACCAGAAGGTCAGGACGCTGCTCACATCCACCATCAACAGCATCAAGAAGATACTCAAGGTgcgtagggctctggtttaaagtagtgcactatatagggtagaGGAAGGATGTAATGTGGGACACCCTATGATGTCAGTACAACTACATTAAGTTGCTCCTATActtgtgtagtaacactgtaattACACTAGTAACTATATTGTCATTTTATCTCTGTCAGAAACGGGGGGATGACTTTGAGACGGTCTCTTTCTGGCTGTCCAACACCTGCCGCTTCCTCCACTGTCTCAAACAGTACAGCGGAGATGAGGTGAGACCGGacccagcacacacacaaacgcttacagagcgagacacacacacacacacagacagtctgcaACGGTACAGCGGAGGTGAGGTACTccccaaaacacagacacaccccaacctgtgtgtttgtatctgtttctctttcttcctcctcctctctgctcctgcaGTCGTTTATGAAGCACAACACTCCTAAGCAGAATGATCACTGCCTGTCTAACTTTGACCTGGCTGAGTACCGGCAGGTCCTCAGTGACCTGGCCATTCAGATCTACCAGCAGCTCATCAAATGCATGGAGAACATCCTACAGCCCATGATTGGTGAGTACACCacgctgtgtgtgtttttattgaattcaacctttatttaactaggcaagtcagttaagaacaaattcttatttacaatgacggccaaacccggacaacgctgggccaattgttcgctgccctgtgggactcccaatcacaaccggatgtgatacagcctagattcgAACCAGGGAATGTAGTGAAGCCtcatgcactgagatgcagggccttagaccgctgtgccactctgtggtgtgtgggtgggtgaacATCCAACCACTaacgtgtagtgtgtgtgtgtgtgtgtgtgtgtgtgtgtgtgtgtcagtctctgGTATGTTGGAGCATGAGACCATCCAGGGTGTGTCGGGGGTTAAGCCGACCGGTCTGCGTAAACGGACATCGAGCATCGCTGACGAGGGAACCTACACGCTGGAATCCATCTTACGCCAGCTCAGCGCTTTCCACTCCACCATGTGTCAGCACGGCACCGACCCTGAACTCATCAAACAGGTCCGTGTGCAtgtgtctgaccctgacccttggCTGTGTTCTGACCCTGACCCTTGGCTATGTTCTGACCCTGACACTTGGCTGTGTTCTGACCCTGACCCTTGGCTGTGTTCTGACCCTTGGCTGTGTTCTGACCCTGACCCTTGGCTGTGTTCTGACCCTGACCCTTGGCTATGTTCTGACCCTGACCCTTGGCTGTGTTCTGACCCTGACCCTTGGCTGTGTTCTGACCCTTGGCTGTGTTCTGACCCTGACCCTTGGCTGTGTTCTGACCCTGACCCTTGGCTGTGTTCTGACCCTTGGCTGTGTTCTGACCCTTGGCTGTGTTCTGACCCTGACCCTTGGCTGTGTTCTGACCCTGACCCTTGGCTGTGTTCTGACCCTGACCCTTGGCTGTGTTCTGACCCTTGACTGTGTTCTGACCCCAGGTTGTGAAGCAGCAGTTCTACATCATTGGAGCTGTGACTCTCAACAATCTACTGCTGCGTAAAGACATGTGCTCCTGGAGCAAAGGCATGCAGATCAGGTCAGTTCAGAGAGGCTGCCATGTCTTATGTATAGACAGACTGTGTCTAATGTGTtttatagagtgtgtgtgtaacgtATATAATGTGGTGTACCAGGTATAACGTGAGTCAGCTGGAGGAGTGGCTGCGTGACAAGTCTCTGATGCTGTGTGGAGCCAAGGAGACTCTGGAGCCTCTGATTCAGGCTGCTCAGCTGCTGCAAGTCAAGAAGAAGACGGACGAAGACGCCGAGGCCATCTGCTCCATGTGCAACAGCCTGTCCACATCTCAGGTAACCAAACACAGCTCACTATTCTGCTCATGTACTAAACCAATTAGAGCCCTCTCTACCAGTCACGTACTGAActaaccaatcacagccctctCTACTACTCAGGTACTGAACTAGTCAATCACAGCCCTCTCTACCACTTAGTTCCTGAACTAACCAATCCCAGCCCTTGGGTACTCA from Oncorhynchus masou masou isolate Uvic2021 unplaced genomic scaffold, UVic_Omas_1.1 unplaced_scaffold_3407, whole genome shotgun sequence carries:
- the LOC135534436 gene encoding unconventional myosin-Va-like, translating into LKPRGVAVNLIPGLPAYILFMCLRHADYVNDDQKVRTLLTSTINSIKKILKKRGDDFETVSFWLSNTCRFLHCLKQYSGDESFMKHNTPKQNDHCLSNFDLAEYRQVLSDLAIQIYQQLIKCMENILQPMIVSGMLEHETIQGVSGVKPTGLRKRTSSIADEGTYTLESILRQLSAFHSTMCQHGTDPELIKQVVKQQFYIIGAVTLNNLLLRKDMCSWSKGMQIRYNVSQLEEWLRDKSLMLCGAKETLEPLIQAAQLLQVKKKTDEDAEAICSMCNSLSTSQIVKVLNLYTPVNEFEERVSVTFIRTIQTRLPSLPPPLWDRCETPQLLMDTKIIYPVTFPFNPSSLALETIQIPGSLNLAFLTRV